The Manihot esculenta cultivar AM560-2 chromosome 8, M.esculenta_v8, whole genome shotgun sequence genomic interval GATTGCTGTCACCTTTAGCCTCAACATCAAAGAATCCAACGAAGATGGCAAAAGGAGCGGTGAGATATCTTCCTCCATGAAAGCCATCCAAACTCTTTGCGAACCAGCAGATTACAAAGAAACATGCGAGAAAAGCTTAGAAGAATCGGCGGGAAACGCTACAGACCCCAGAGAACTTATTCAGATAGCATTTATGGTTGCACAGAAACAGATTGAAGAAGCTGCCAAGAAATCTGCTACCTTGCAAGAACTCGAAAAGGATCCAAGAGCCGAAGATGCTCTTAGTTGCTGCAGAGAACTCATGAACATGTCTTTTAGCGAGCTCGAGGCCTCTATTGAGAAATTTGCCGAGTTCGAAATTAGCCAGTTGGATGATCTAATGGCAGATTTGAGGACTTGGCTTAGCGCTTCCATAACTTACCAAGAGACTTGCCTTTACGGGTTCGAAAACACAACATCCGACGCAGGAGAGAAAATGAAGGAGGCATTAAAAACATCTATGGAGATGAGCACCAATAGTCTTGACATTCTCGATGGTTTCTCGAGTGAGCTCACAGAGACGCAACTTCCAGGCATCAGCCGTCGCCTTCTGCAGGAATCTCGCCATGAAGATGAATCCTCAGAATTCCCTAGCTGGGTCAATCCCGGAACTCGCAGACTCCTTAGCGAGCCTGTTTCCAAAATTAAGCCCGATCTTGTTGTTGCTAAGGACAGTAGTGGAGATTTCAAAACTATCCGTGCTGCATTGCGAAGTATCCCCAAGAGGGGAAGTAATGCGACCTTTGTGCTGTACATCAAGAAGGGAATTTACAGAGAGTACGTTGAGTTCAATAAGACCTTGGACAATTTAATGGTGATCGGAGATGGCTCTGATAAGACTATCATCACTGGAAATAAGAACTTCGTCGACGGAATCAACACCTACCACACCGCAACAGTTGGTATGCAGGCTTCATTaacataatctttatatttttttccaaCTTGTTAAACAATTCTTGTTAT includes:
- the LOC110621568 gene encoding probable pectinesterase/pectinesterase inhibitor 21 gives rise to the protein MAGDDSSKKRLIIIGVSSFFLVIMLIAVTFSLNIKESNEDGKRSGEISSSMKAIQTLCEPADYKETCEKSLEESAGNATDPRELIQIAFMVAQKQIEEAAKKSATLQELEKDPRAEDALSCCRELMNMSFSELEASIEKFAEFEISQLDDLMADLRTWLSASITYQETCLYGFENTTSDAGEKMKEALKTSMEMSTNSLDILDGFSSELTETQLPGISRRLLQESRHEDESSEFPSWVNPGTRRLLSEPVSKIKPDLVVAKDSSGDFKTIRAALRSIPKRGSNATFVLYIKKGIYREYVEFNKTLDNLMVIGDGSDKTIITGNKNFVDGINTYHTATVVVLGDNFVARNIGFENSAGAIKHQAVALRVSADFAVFYNCTMDGYQDTLYAHAKRQFYRECSISGTIDFIFGDAPVVFQNCQFLIRRPLKNQRCIVTAQGRKQRRQPSAIIIQNSTITAHPDMLPVKDQFKSFLGRPWKEFSRTIIMESFIDDLIQPEGWLPWKGDFGLKTCWYTEFDNYGPGSNLTARVKWSGIKTISRQRAMYFTPGRFLRADRWIKPTGVPYAPYFTRRST